A portion of the Flavobacterium limnophilum genome contains these proteins:
- a CDS encoding sodium/sugar symporter, translated as MNQNLAFADYAVFIIYFIVVSVYGYTIYRKREKNEHDAKAYFLAEGTLTWWAIGASLIASNISAEQFIGMSGEGFFLGVAVAAYEWVAAIALIIIAIWFIPVYLKNKIYTMPQFLKTRYNESTALIMAVFWLFLYVFVNLTSILYLGAVAINGLAGGEYLHAIMIGLAVFALLISLGGMKVVAYTDVIQVAVLIIGGLVTTYIALTTVGQYFGVGQDAIAGFKVLMEKAPEHFKMIIPRPTATSSQLEINKYLTFPGMLSYLAGIWIINLNYWGCNQYITQRALGADLQTARTGILFAGFLKLLMPVIVMLPGIAAFVLYENGHLPQLVGGKDGAYSAVLTFLPTGLKGLSVAALTAAIVASLAGKVNSISTIYTLDVHKKYIQKNATDRSQVNIGRYAVFAAMLLAVMFTWNDVLGIGGVGGFTYIQKYTGFISPGVFAMFILGMFWKRTTGTAAIVGVIAGFVLSVLFNEFAPALFGNETLLYTAWPNGNGGYEIPFHICMGLSFVFTMLLMIAVSFAGPKVNPKAFELDTEMFKIKPQTTVLIVITLLIIFALYAKFW; from the coding sequence ATGAACCAGAACCTTGCATTTGCAGATTATGCAGTATTCATTATCTATTTTATAGTGGTATCCGTTTACGGATATACCATTTATCGAAAACGTGAAAAAAACGAACACGACGCCAAAGCGTATTTTTTGGCAGAAGGAACATTGACATGGTGGGCTATTGGTGCCTCCTTGATTGCTTCCAATATTTCGGCAGAGCAATTTATCGGAATGAGTGGTGAAGGATTCTTTTTGGGAGTTGCAGTAGCAGCTTACGAATGGGTTGCTGCCATTGCCTTGATTATTATCGCAATTTGGTTTATTCCTGTTTACCTAAAAAACAAGATTTACACTATGCCCCAGTTTTTGAAAACAAGGTATAACGAATCTACTGCTTTGATTATGGCTGTTTTTTGGTTGTTTTTATATGTTTTTGTGAACTTGACTTCCATTTTATATTTGGGAGCTGTTGCCATTAACGGATTGGCAGGAGGAGAGTATCTTCATGCCATTATGATTGGTCTTGCCGTTTTTGCTTTGCTGATTTCTCTAGGAGGAATGAAAGTGGTGGCTTACACCGACGTAATTCAGGTAGCGGTTTTGATTATTGGAGGTTTGGTTACCACTTATATCGCTTTGACAACTGTTGGGCAATATTTTGGTGTTGGCCAAGACGCCATCGCCGGTTTCAAAGTATTGATGGAAAAAGCGCCAGAACATTTCAAAATGATTATTCCAAGACCAACGGCTACATCTTCGCAATTGGAAATCAACAAATACCTTACTTTTCCGGGAATGTTGTCTTATTTGGCAGGTATCTGGATCATCAATTTGAACTATTGGGGGTGTAACCAATACATCACTCAAAGAGCTTTGGGTGCCGATTTGCAAACGGCCAGAACAGGTATTTTATTTGCAGGATTTTTGAAATTATTAATGCCGGTTATCGTTATGTTGCCAGGAATTGCTGCTTTTGTTTTATACGAAAATGGACATTTGCCTCAATTGGTTGGTGGAAAAGACGGAGCGTATTCAGCAGTATTGACCTTCTTGCCAACAGGTTTGAAAGGATTGTCTGTTGCGGCCTTGACAGCAGCTATTGTTGCTTCTTTGGCAGGTAAAGTAAACAGTATCTCTACCATTTATACTTTGGACGTTCACAAAAAATACATTCAAAAAAATGCAACCGACAGAAGTCAGGTAAACATAGGAAGATATGCCGTTTTTGCAGCGATGCTTCTTGCCGTAATGTTCACATGGAACGATGTTCTTGGAATTGGTGGAGTAGGAGGATTTACTTATATCCAAAAGTATACCGGGTTTATTAGCCCTGGTGTATTCGCCATGTTTATTCTTGGAATGTTCTGGAAAAGAACTACAGGAACAGCGGCTATTGTAGGGGTAATTGCCGGTTTTGTATTGTCGGTATTGTTCAATGAGTTTGCGCCTGCATTGTTCGGAAACGAAACCTTGTTATATACGGCTTGGCCTAATGGAAATGGTGGTTACGAAATACCATTCCATATTTGTATGGGATTGTCATTTGTGTTTACCATGTTGTTGATGATTGCAGTGAGTTTTGCAGGACCAAAAGTGAATCCAAAAGCATTCGAATTGGATACTGAAATGTTCAAGATTAAACCTCAAACTACAGTATTGATTGTAATCACGTTGTTAATTATTTTTGCTTTGTACGCCAAGTTCTGGTAA